In one Candidatus Peribacter riflensis genomic region, the following are encoded:
- a CDS encoding cysteine desulfurase / selenocysteine lyase, whose protein sequence is MLHLCMSFDSATIRRQFPFLQQGERTIYLDSAASAQKPEAVLRAMDVCAQTRYTNVHRAMYPLAERATEDYEAARETVRRFINAQHSDEIIFTKGTTEALNLVAKSWGHSLKKGDVIALSLLEHHSNIVPWHQLSEERGTALAWVDIDEEGHLHMEDFERILQEGNVRLVSVTGQSNVLGVRPPLAEIIAKAHAAGALVCIDAAQLVGHHAIDVQVLDCDFLAFSGHKPYGPTGIGVLYAKRDLLRAMPPFLGGGHMIRSVKRDGFTPADAPQKFEAGTPPIIEAAGLKAALEWLAGIGWKEIEEHESKLIAVACETLQAIPGMRLLGPKNPAELSGCLSFILGGVHPHDLTTVLGKDGFCLRAGHHCTQPLHERLGITASTRLSVGIYNTEEEIRSLKPAILNTIRMLSK, encoded by the coding sequence ATGCTGCACCTCTGCATGTCCTTCGATAGCGCAACCATCCGCAGGCAATTCCCCTTCCTGCAGCAGGGGGAACGCACGATCTACCTCGATAGCGCCGCTTCCGCCCAGAAACCGGAAGCCGTTCTTCGCGCGATGGATGTCTGTGCGCAGACGCGCTACACCAATGTCCACCGTGCCATGTACCCCCTCGCAGAGCGGGCAACGGAGGATTACGAAGCTGCACGGGAGACCGTCCGCCGGTTCATCAACGCACAGCACAGCGACGAGATCATCTTCACCAAAGGGACGACGGAGGCTCTCAATCTCGTTGCGAAGAGTTGGGGGCACAGCCTGAAGAAAGGGGACGTCATCGCCCTCTCTCTGTTGGAACACCACAGCAACATCGTGCCCTGGCATCAGTTGAGTGAAGAACGCGGCACCGCGCTCGCATGGGTCGACATTGATGAGGAGGGTCATCTCCACATGGAGGACTTTGAGCGCATCCTTCAAGAGGGAAACGTACGTCTCGTATCCGTCACCGGTCAGAGCAACGTGCTGGGCGTGCGCCCGCCGCTCGCAGAGATTATCGCGAAAGCACATGCAGCAGGAGCCCTGGTCTGTATCGATGCCGCGCAACTCGTGGGCCACCACGCGATCGACGTGCAGGTGCTGGACTGTGATTTTCTCGCCTTCTCGGGCCACAAACCCTACGGGCCGACAGGCATCGGCGTGCTCTACGCGAAGCGTGATCTTCTGCGCGCCATGCCGCCCTTCCTCGGCGGTGGCCACATGATCCGCTCGGTGAAGCGTGACGGGTTCACGCCCGCCGATGCTCCGCAGAAATTCGAGGCGGGCACGCCGCCCATCATCGAGGCAGCCGGACTGAAAGCGGCTCTGGAATGGCTGGCTGGCATTGGCTGGAAAGAGATTGAGGAACACGAATCAAAACTGATCGCTGTCGCATGCGAAACTCTGCAGGCCATTCCAGGTATGCGTCTGCTCGGACCGAAGAACCCGGCAGAGCTATCGGGGTGCCTCAGTTTCATCCTCGGAGGAGTGCACCCGCATGACCTCACGACTGTCCTGGGGAAGGATGGGTTCTGCCTGCGCGCCGGGCACCACTGCACCCAGCCGCTTCACGAGCGACTCGGCATCACCGCCTCTACGCGGCTCTCCGTCGGCATCTACAATACGGAGGAGGAAATCCGTTCCCTTAAGCCTGCCATTCTGAACACGATCCGTATGCTTTCGAAGTGA
- a CDS encoding nitrogen fixation protein NifU-related protein yields the protein MDLYAEHILEHFKNPRCTSPLKDRTVEHAEENLACGDTLSLALLIEGKKITGVEWHGSGCAISQAGMSLLTEQLAGKNAAAVAKLSPKDQRAFLGVPISTRRLKCALLPLFTLRNALRKWQGEPPLTWPELLDED from the coding sequence ATGGATCTCTACGCCGAACACATCCTCGAGCATTTCAAGAACCCCCGCTGCACATCGCCTCTCAAGGACCGCACCGTGGAGCATGCGGAGGAGAACCTGGCCTGCGGCGATACGCTTTCGCTCGCGCTGCTGATCGAAGGAAAAAAGATCACCGGGGTGGAATGGCACGGATCGGGCTGCGCGATCAGCCAGGCAGGAATGTCGCTGCTCACGGAGCAACTGGCCGGCAAGAATGCCGCCGCAGTAGCGAAACTCTCGCCGAAGGATCAGCGCGCCTTCCTCGGCGTCCCTATTTCCACCCGGAGGCTCAAGTGCGCGCTCCTGCCGCTCTTCACACTGAGGAACGCGCTCCGAAAATGGCAGGGCGAACCGCCGCTCACCTGGCCCGAGCTGCTCGACGAAGATTAG
- a CDS encoding type 11 methyltransferase, translating to MSSPLVDFTIPQAKIRQPPPPRATLKKPFWDAFADETTREIFERGGLIIDIGGGLRIDPNRGDKVNPQHREQFFAYLQDPNVQYRVTGYTDKYHPDLIEDIHRLSFADGSVDGLFCLAVLEHVYDPKRAAEEVVRVLKKGGIALLYLPFIYRYHANSTEEYRDYYRYSKDGISYLFRGCSELEICPVRGLFETLLRFTPLHSLSPLRSALRILDWGTERMRRLSERQTSGYFVRIRK from the coding sequence GTGTCTTCCCCCCTCGTCGATTTCACCATTCCACAGGCGAAGATTCGTCAGCCGCCTCCCCCGCGGGCCACGCTGAAGAAGCCTTTCTGGGATGCGTTCGCCGACGAGACCACCCGGGAGATTTTTGAGCGGGGCGGCCTGATCATCGACATCGGAGGGGGACTGCGCATCGATCCGAACCGTGGGGACAAAGTGAATCCTCAGCACCGCGAACAATTCTTCGCCTATCTTCAGGATCCGAACGTGCAGTACCGCGTCACCGGCTATACGGACAAGTACCATCCCGATCTCATAGAGGATATCCACCGTCTCTCCTTCGCCGACGGATCGGTCGACGGTCTGTTCTGCCTTGCGGTGTTGGAACATGTGTACGACCCCAAGCGTGCCGCCGAGGAGGTGGTACGGGTGCTGAAGAAAGGCGGGATTGCACTGCTCTATCTGCCGTTCATCTATCGCTATCACGCCAATTCCACGGAGGAGTACCGGGATTACTACCGCTATTCGAAGGACGGAATTTCGTACCTCTTCCGCGGGTGCTCGGAACTGGAGATTTGTCCTGTGCGGGGGTTGTTTGAAACGCTTCTCCGCTTCACGCCGCTCCATTCTCTCTCGCCCCTCCGCAGCGCTCTGCGCATTCTTGACTGGGGAACGGAGCGTATGCGCCGCCTATCGGAGCGGCAGACATCGGGCTATTTCGTCAGAATCCGGAAGTAG
- a CDS encoding small subunit ribosomal protein S18: MDHRKQQQQQQRSDPRLKKCPFCLKTTKYIDYKDYPTIKPFMDYFGNIMKRYYSGLCLKHQKMLKNAIERARFMGMVSYRK; this comes from the coding sequence ATGGACCACCGCAAGCAGCAGCAACAGCAACAGCGCTCCGACCCGCGCTTAAAGAAGTGCCCCTTCTGCCTGAAGACGACGAAGTACATCGATTACAAGGATTACCCGACGATCAAGCCCTTCATGGATTACTTCGGCAATATCATGAAGCGCTACTACTCGGGGCTCTGCCTCAAGCACCAGAAAATGCTGAAGAACGCCATTGAGCGCGCGCGCTTCATGGGAATGGTGTCTTACAGAAAGTGA
- a CDS encoding 1A family penicillin-binding protein, translating to MVPEFELRPLSNGRTGYRPSARRAPSAVGGGFFGFLQRFLRSLVRVFLPSSGTEKRLKKFLLRFGVFLVAAGTLYLGFLWFTLPDISDPRSLFAPQSTVITDRNDVELYRLFNEQDRTFVPSAQIPETMKKAIIAIEDQRFYDRGCLDVRAIARAVFLFGQAGGGSTLTRQLARNALDLKRENIVSRKFKEVILGCQLESKFSKDELLELYLNWIPFGQNAYGIEQASSTYFARSASGITLAQSAVLAALPQRPSYFNPYGSHVRTKVSDEITREVLRGEITSAADISEEEVTVGLLGAVIGTGATTVYIGGRADAVLRNMQEQELITEQQRLQALDELETLTFQPMRDTIRAPHFVLWVRQQVEQLLGGQSEKDILERGGLKITTTLDWRLQEIAEKVVANHREDVLDRFGAHNIALVALDPATRDVMAYVGNSDYSDELYGGKIDMVQAPRQPGSSFKPIVYAAAFQQGYTPATVLYDVTTRIGDDQPQDFDGKTMGPMTIRQALGASRNIPAAKAFFLAGGEQPILELARDLGAPTPLEQRRTLQTTGSGSFEYGWPLALGAAETPLLEMVQAYASLADSGMYKPVVSILKVEDRKGALLFAAEPGKEERQVLDPRIAYQITSVLSDASVRPTEYWQSQLTVSGYEAAAKTGTSNKCLEWKDKNTCKLRKPDNAWVLGYTPNLVAGVWSGNADSSSMYDKGDGLNTSSPLWKEFMERAHRVLTAPKTAFTPPSGIIQPQISTLSGELPSPCTPIQYRRPDIFLEERPPTLQDPACAQLIVDRVTHLLASDACPQAAQESGSFLVAKSILPDRWPTWEEGVQKWVGEQMTLWYASSDHSGSILPLPVAPTEKCDPALTPGRLDKPTLTILSPDENGSVTYPAFRPKLQYRVGSAVREIRFEIDGKRVAVRTAAPFDEPLRVPRSVDREESHTLTVTVTDEYYNAVTETVRFHFGEGEGAGLSVSFLEPEGDTTIAQGETLSMNVQVQDDDGVLKYVQFYLDETLLTTKPREPFSLTYGVTVSPGTYRLRAVATDLSGKTTDDTVTVTVTEKR from the coding sequence ATGGTTCCTGAGTTTGAGCTCCGGCCGCTTTCGAATGGACGGACGGGGTACCGTCCTTCTGCGCGCCGTGCGCCCTCTGCCGTCGGCGGAGGTTTCTTCGGTTTCCTTCAGCGCTTTCTCCGCAGTCTTGTGCGCGTCTTTCTGCCGTCTTCGGGTACCGAAAAGCGCCTGAAAAAGTTCCTGCTGCGGTTTGGCGTGTTCCTCGTTGCGGCAGGCACACTCTACCTCGGCTTTCTCTGGTTCACGCTGCCTGACATCAGCGATCCCCGAAGTCTCTTCGCTCCCCAGAGCACGGTGATCACTGACCGCAACGATGTGGAGCTCTATCGTCTCTTCAATGAGCAGGACCGCACGTTCGTCCCCAGTGCCCAGATTCCGGAGACGATGAAAAAAGCCATCATTGCGATTGAAGATCAGCGTTTCTATGACCGCGGATGCCTCGATGTCCGTGCAATCGCACGTGCAGTTTTTCTGTTCGGACAGGCGGGCGGCGGCTCCACCCTCACGCGCCAGCTTGCGCGCAACGCGCTCGATCTCAAGCGCGAGAACATCGTCAGCCGTAAGTTCAAAGAGGTGATTCTGGGCTGTCAGTTGGAATCCAAATTCAGCAAAGATGAACTGCTCGAGCTCTACCTCAACTGGATTCCTTTCGGCCAGAACGCCTACGGCATCGAGCAGGCGAGTAGCACGTACTTCGCCCGTTCCGCTTCGGGGATCACGCTGGCACAGTCGGCCGTCCTCGCTGCGCTCCCGCAGCGTCCCTCCTACTTCAACCCGTACGGGTCGCATGTCCGCACGAAGGTTTCTGATGAGATCACGCGTGAGGTCCTGCGGGGTGAGATCACCTCTGCAGCCGATATTTCCGAGGAAGAGGTGACCGTGGGTCTGCTCGGCGCGGTCATTGGAACCGGAGCCACGACCGTGTACATCGGCGGACGTGCGGATGCCGTGCTCCGGAATATGCAGGAGCAGGAGCTCATCACCGAGCAGCAGCGTCTGCAGGCGCTCGACGAGCTGGAAACGCTCACGTTCCAGCCGATGCGCGACACCATTCGTGCCCCGCATTTCGTGCTCTGGGTGCGTCAACAGGTGGAGCAACTGCTGGGCGGGCAATCTGAGAAAGATATTCTCGAGCGCGGAGGGCTCAAGATCACCACGACACTCGACTGGCGGCTGCAGGAAATCGCGGAGAAGGTGGTCGCCAACCATCGCGAGGATGTGCTCGACCGCTTCGGCGCACACAACATCGCGCTCGTCGCCCTCGATCCGGCCACCCGCGATGTGATGGCATACGTCGGCAACAGCGATTACAGCGACGAGCTCTATGGCGGAAAAATCGATATGGTGCAGGCTCCGCGTCAGCCCGGATCGAGCTTCAAGCCGATCGTGTACGCCGCGGCTTTTCAGCAGGGGTACACCCCGGCGACGGTTCTCTACGACGTCACCACGAGAATCGGCGACGATCAGCCGCAGGATTTCGACGGCAAGACGATGGGGCCGATGACGATCCGCCAGGCGCTGGGGGCCTCGCGCAATATTCCCGCAGCCAAGGCCTTCTTCCTCGCGGGGGGCGAGCAACCGATTCTCGAACTGGCACGTGATCTGGGCGCACCCACGCCGCTGGAGCAGCGCCGCACACTCCAGACCACCGGCTCCGGGAGTTTCGAGTACGGATGGCCGCTCGCGCTGGGCGCCGCTGAAACGCCGCTTCTGGAGATGGTGCAGGCGTACGCATCGCTCGCTGACAGCGGCATGTACAAGCCTGTGGTGAGCATTCTCAAAGTCGAAGATCGCAAAGGGGCATTACTCTTTGCGGCTGAGCCTGGCAAAGAGGAGCGACAGGTGCTCGATCCGCGCATTGCGTACCAGATCACGTCGGTGCTCAGCGATGCCTCGGTGCGTCCCACGGAGTACTGGCAGTCGCAGCTCACGGTCTCGGGTTACGAGGCTGCTGCGAAGACCGGCACGAGCAACAAGTGTCTGGAATGGAAAGACAAGAACACCTGCAAGCTGCGCAAGCCTGATAACGCATGGGTACTCGGTTACACGCCGAACCTCGTCGCAGGCGTGTGGTCGGGCAATGCCGACAGTTCCTCAATGTACGACAAAGGAGACGGACTCAATACGTCGAGTCCTCTCTGGAAGGAATTCATGGAGCGCGCACACCGCGTGCTCACAGCGCCCAAGACGGCCTTCACGCCTCCTTCGGGCATCATCCAGCCGCAGATCTCCACCCTCTCAGGCGAGCTGCCCTCTCCCTGCACGCCGATTCAGTACCGCCGACCGGATATTTTCCTCGAAGAGCGTCCGCCCACTCTGCAGGATCCCGCCTGCGCGCAGCTCATCGTTGACCGTGTGACACACCTTCTCGCTTCAGATGCGTGCCCGCAGGCAGCGCAGGAGTCGGGGAGCTTCCTCGTGGCGAAGAGCATCCTCCCCGACCGCTGGCCGACGTGGGAAGAGGGTGTGCAGAAGTGGGTGGGGGAGCAGATGACGCTGTGGTACGCGTCGTCCGATCATTCGGGTTCCATTCTCCCCCTGCCTGTCGCTCCCACGGAGAAGTGCGATCCCGCTCTCACCCCCGGAAGGCTCGACAAGCCCACGCTCACGATTCTGTCTCCCGATGAGAACGGTTCGGTGACGTATCCCGCATTCCGTCCCAAGCTCCAGTATCGCGTGGGTTCGGCGGTGCGCGAGATCCGCTTCGAAATCGACGGCAAACGGGTGGCGGTACGCACAGCAGCACCGTTCGATGAGCCGCTGCGCGTTCCGCGGTCGGTGGACCGTGAGGAATCTCACACACTCACCGTGACTGTGACGGATGAGTACTACAACGCCGTCACCGAGACGGTCCGTTTCCACTTTGGGGAAGGAGAGGGTGCCGGTCTCTCGGTTTCCTTTCTGGAACCGGAGGGAGACACCACGATTGCACAGGGGGAAACACTTTCCATGAACGTGCAGGTGCAGGATGACGACGGCGTGCTCAAATATGTCCAGTTCTATCTGGATGAGACGTTGCTCACGACAAAACCGCGGGAGCCATTCAGCCTCACGTACGGTGTCACGGTGAGTCCGGGAACCTATCGTCTCCGCGCCGTGGCCACGGATCTTTCGGGCAAGACCACGGACGATACCGTCACGGTGACCGTCACGGAGAAGCGGTGA
- a CDS encoding cell division transport system permease protein: MHSPVLRRSLRRALLTLWREGEWRASFGSLLGICTLFQFLLLGLLGAGAVESLLLLHSDVKLEIRPEANRGEVQQFFSNLQQLPYVERAVYITREQALARIKVEDPTLAAFFEKFGVDNPFPDTIGVTLRSLSDYPVFSTFLLDPRWQQIVDPALLSNITHQEERVHELLRVANGGRNLAAILLLLACGILLSTIVEFTRRNALGRSEEVLVERLVGSDGFALALPFIWEAAILLWGSILVSAAVLMVFLVILPTLVPALSAGGALAALAVAAVPIFSVALPTALILELLCAPLLAGIGAWLGIRPSLRSTSLSHS; the protein is encoded by the coding sequence ATGCACTCTCCCGTCCTGCGACGCAGCCTCCGCCGTGCTCTCCTGACACTCTGGCGTGAAGGGGAATGGCGTGCGAGTTTCGGCTCGCTGCTCGGCATCTGTACGCTCTTTCAATTTCTGTTGCTGGGCCTGCTCGGCGCAGGCGCCGTTGAATCGCTGCTCCTCTTGCACTCCGATGTGAAGCTCGAAATCCGGCCCGAGGCCAACCGGGGGGAAGTGCAACAGTTCTTCTCGAACCTGCAGCAGCTGCCGTACGTGGAGCGCGCTGTCTACATCACCCGCGAACAGGCGCTGGCACGCATCAAAGTGGAGGATCCCACCCTCGCAGCATTCTTCGAAAAATTCGGCGTGGATAATCCGTTCCCCGATACGATCGGCGTGACGCTCCGGTCCCTCAGTGATTACCCGGTCTTTTCGACCTTCCTCTTAGACCCGCGCTGGCAGCAGATCGTGGATCCCGCGCTGCTCTCGAATATCACCCATCAGGAAGAACGCGTGCACGAGCTTTTGCGTGTCGCGAACGGAGGCAGGAATCTGGCAGCCATCCTCCTCTTACTCGCGTGCGGCATCCTGCTCTCGACCATTGTGGAATTCACACGGAGAAACGCCCTCGGCCGCTCAGAAGAGGTCCTGGTGGAGCGGCTCGTCGGCTCAGACGGATTTGCGCTGGCTCTGCCCTTCATTTGGGAGGCAGCGATCCTGCTCTGGGGGAGCATTCTCGTGAGCGCCGCAGTGCTGATGGTGTTTCTAGTGATCCTCCCGACGCTCGTTCCGGCACTGAGCGCCGGAGGAGCCCTGGCTGCACTGGCCGTGGCCGCCGTGCCCATCTTCTCTGTCGCACTGCCCACCGCTCTGATCCTCGAGCTCCTCTGCGCCCCGCTCCTCGCCGGAATCGGGGCCTGGCTCGGCATTCGCCCGTCGCTCCGATCCACCTCGCTCAGCCATTCTTAG
- a CDS encoding DNA repair protein RecO (recombination protein O) has product MSYSAVFDAIVLASYDVGEADRFLILLTREKGRLAARAPGARRLKSRLCPLLPLTHLAVELKESRGGFLVCGITPHHHHNPRVQHLQDFFVRMQASELLLALLSDGEPVPEIFEALSALLHHPHCAEQDTLAFTLRVLALLGVLPEITHRLFAPLSPEERSFVLASMRGTPVNEKISCTRLRSLCTQLVQEHCTRPLRSTDVAAACM; this is encoded by the coding sequence ATGTCGTACTCTGCGGTCTTCGATGCCATCGTGCTCGCCTCCTATGACGTGGGGGAAGCCGACCGGTTCCTGATCCTCCTCACGCGCGAGAAGGGACGTCTCGCTGCGCGGGCACCGGGGGCGCGTCGCTTGAAAAGCCGCCTCTGCCCGCTCCTGCCACTCACCCATCTCGCCGTGGAACTCAAAGAGAGCCGCGGCGGCTTTCTCGTCTGCGGCATCACCCCGCACCACCATCACAATCCCCGCGTGCAGCACCTTCAGGATTTTTTCGTGCGCATGCAGGCGAGTGAACTCTTGCTCGCGCTCCTCTCGGACGGGGAACCGGTACCGGAAATTTTCGAGGCGCTGTCTGCTCTGCTCCACCATCCGCACTGCGCCGAACAGGACACGCTTGCCTTCACCCTCCGCGTACTGGCCCTGCTGGGAGTGCTGCCGGAAATAACACATCGCCTCTTTGCCCCACTGTCTCCGGAAGAGCGCTCCTTTGTTCTGGCAAGCATGCGCGGAACACCCGTGAACGAAAAAATTTCCTGCACCCGCCTGAGAAGCCTCTGCACCCAACTCGTGCAGGAGCATTGCACGCGACCGTTGCGCTCCACAGACGTGGCCGCCGCATGTATGTAA
- a CDS encoding RNA polymerase primary sigma factor — MEETDVQPESPDFSPNAFARKLVAGRKFGAAATAYARHGQKEIFDQACLGFAQHIVWEIFPDDSEPEEALQIGMAALLEALHDYEQGHFAKNMTSFVRRRIEQALSGSYDTDAKTERPPLRGGMPCEEPLQRIPDEQALLRGRIAKVLKTLSYREREIIKLHYGLVDGVSYTPEEIGHIFKVTRERIRGIEAKAIRKLRQPNRAQELEGFL; from the coding sequence ATGGAAGAAACAGATGTTCAACCTGAAAGTCCGGACTTTTCTCCGAACGCATTCGCCCGGAAACTGGTTGCAGGACGGAAGTTCGGTGCAGCGGCCACTGCCTATGCGCGCCACGGTCAAAAGGAGATTTTTGATCAGGCATGCCTGGGTTTTGCTCAGCACATTGTGTGGGAAATATTCCCGGATGACAGTGAACCCGAGGAAGCTCTTCAAATTGGGATGGCAGCACTGCTCGAGGCACTTCATGACTATGAACAAGGGCACTTCGCGAAGAATATGACTTCTTTTGTGAGGCGGCGCATAGAGCAGGCACTGTCCGGTTCATACGATACAGATGCGAAGACGGAACGCCCTCCCCTAAGAGGAGGCATGCCTTGCGAAGAGCCCCTACAGAGGATTCCCGATGAACAGGCGTTGCTTAGAGGCAGGATCGCCAAGGTTCTCAAAACTCTCTCGTATCGCGAGAGGGAAATCATTAAATTGCACTACGGACTTGTGGATGGTGTCTCCTATACCCCAGAAGAGATCGGACACATCTTCAAAGTCACGAGGGAACGCATACGTGGGATTGAAGCGAAAGCGATACGCAAGTTGCGGCAGCCCAATCGTGCCCAGGAGCTTGAGGGGTTTCTCTAG
- a CDS encoding von Willebrand factor A, which produces MVRVKRLLFITSMFLWAVPFGAHAASLTFRYQHHLFSVPVDTGWQEPREVWTYQGRPVTVPAEFRVDGDRVPALPAGFERAEEISWNRGAVRAALERKIATVFDRPAGSVTIRGSGTGAITFEGVGMLGRRVDLDRAVTLTLSALAQDVMDITLPVIETQPQIIVEDALLAAQGIREVVSIGESDFSGSAKARRHNISVGLQKFNGTLVPQGAELSFNAILGPVNAATGYLKELVIMGDKTLPDYGGGLCQVGTTFYRGVWEYGFPILARRNHSFAVHYYSPQGTDATIYPPHTDIRFLNDSPGALLIQTHVDGDHAYFIYYGTRDQRQSEIIGPFTWGFAAPPPDRVEYTTEIPAGTTRKVGERVPGLKAMWWRLIRSNGTEDEEGVFSAYEARPRFDQIGVEATSPLLLNPSGSSVSSASAASAREPTLSPGGR; this is translated from the coding sequence ATGGTCCGCGTGAAGCGCCTCTTGTTCATCACCAGCATGTTCCTGTGGGCTGTTCCATTCGGTGCGCACGCCGCCAGTCTCACGTTTCGCTACCAGCATCACCTGTTTTCGGTGCCTGTGGATACAGGGTGGCAGGAACCGCGCGAGGTGTGGACGTACCAGGGGCGACCGGTGACTGTGCCAGCGGAGTTTCGGGTGGATGGCGATCGCGTGCCTGCCCTGCCAGCGGGATTCGAGCGCGCAGAAGAAATCTCGTGGAATCGCGGGGCTGTGCGCGCCGCACTCGAGCGCAAAATCGCAACGGTTTTCGATCGTCCTGCGGGGTCCGTGACCATTCGCGGGTCCGGTACGGGCGCCATCACGTTCGAGGGCGTGGGCATGCTCGGGCGCCGGGTGGATCTGGATCGTGCAGTCACGCTCACCCTGAGTGCGCTTGCCCAGGACGTGATGGATATCACCCTCCCGGTGATTGAAACACAGCCCCAGATTATCGTGGAAGATGCCCTGTTGGCTGCGCAGGGGATTCGTGAGGTGGTGAGCATCGGAGAATCTGATTTTTCCGGATCGGCTAAGGCAAGGCGGCACAACATCAGTGTGGGGCTGCAGAAGTTCAATGGCACGCTCGTTCCCCAGGGGGCTGAGCTTTCCTTCAATGCAATTCTGGGTCCGGTGAATGCGGCCACCGGGTATCTGAAGGAACTCGTGATCATGGGCGACAAGACGCTCCCGGATTACGGCGGAGGACTGTGTCAGGTTGGCACCACGTTCTACCGCGGCGTGTGGGAGTACGGATTCCCCATCCTCGCCCGGCGCAATCACAGCTTCGCCGTGCACTACTACAGTCCTCAGGGAACAGATGCGACCATCTACCCGCCGCACACGGATATCCGGTTTTTGAATGATTCTCCCGGCGCGTTGCTCATCCAGACGCATGTCGATGGGGACCATGCGTACTTCATTTACTACGGCACCCGTGATCAGCGGCAGAGTGAGATCATCGGGCCCTTCACATGGGGATTTGCCGCGCCACCTCCCGATCGGGTGGAGTACACCACAGAAATTCCCGCAGGTACGACGCGCAAGGTCGGCGAGCGCGTACCGGGCCTGAAGGCGATGTGGTGGCGTCTGATCCGTTCCAACGGCACGGAGGACGAGGAAGGAGTGTTCTCCGCCTACGAGGCACGTCCGCGTTTCGATCAGATCGGCGTCGAAGCGACGTCGCCGCTGCTCCTCAACCCATCCGGTAGCAGTGTATCGTCTGCAAGCGCGGCATCTGCCCGCGAGCCAACGTTGAGTCCGGGAGGGAGATGA
- a CDS encoding ribonuclease HI codes for MRDTPALHWCAVTRIPAALERRLQQIFPRVKEREQFVADLITRELESPQKQLGMDQPESVGGTLHLFTDGGSRGNPGQAAVGCILEDPTRGVTLREHAERIGVETNNVAEYRALITGLKIAKHYHPNRLVCHLDSELIVRQLNGQYQVRMAHLKPFIEEIQTLSQDFHSITFKHIPRSDNFRADALVNKALDEHPAPKYESPRKGLQP; via the coding sequence ATGAGAGATACACCCGCGCTACACTGGTGTGCGGTGACTCGCATTCCTGCCGCCCTCGAGCGTCGACTCCAACAGATCTTTCCGCGTGTAAAGGAACGTGAGCAGTTTGTGGCGGATCTCATCACCCGGGAACTGGAGAGTCCCCAGAAACAGCTGGGTATGGACCAGCCCGAGTCTGTTGGCGGCACGCTCCACCTGTTCACCGACGGCGGATCGCGCGGGAATCCCGGCCAGGCTGCCGTGGGATGTATTCTCGAAGATCCGACACGCGGTGTGACGCTGCGTGAACACGCAGAGCGGATCGGCGTCGAAACCAACAATGTTGCGGAGTACCGGGCGCTCATTACAGGGTTGAAGATTGCGAAGCATTACCACCCCAATCGTCTCGTTTGTCACCTCGATTCCGAGCTCATCGTCCGGCAGCTCAACGGGCAGTATCAGGTTCGCATGGCACATTTGAAGCCCTTCATTGAAGAAATTCAGACACTGTCGCAGGATTTTCACTCCATCACGTTCAAGCACATTCCGCGCTCCGATAATTTCCGCGCCGATGCGCTGGTGAATAAGGCGCTCGACGAGCATCCTGCGCCGAAGTACGAATCGCCGAGGAAAGGACTGCAGCCCTGA